One Drosophila santomea strain STO CAGO 1482 chromosome X, Prin_Dsan_1.1, whole genome shotgun sequence DNA segment encodes these proteins:
- the LOC120457119 gene encoding uncharacterized protein LOC120457119, with amino-acid sequence MMADTRNSLKILFQGETSLISCESSSTYEEVISQAMSRFAIPETQRKALILTNGKDYVFEAHLLEYFLLLFPSPEITFHLKFDWSKMRRSLGQTDSLKRKRLVDSEQTEVQKEEDQEKEDSVLEYKPVPVYRMNCFLGSLPTAGAMPVHRQNCFLREQSQQQLDEISIPRLQEDDDQQKEPPMKRLRVDVCAKPRRTASTSVGPSPVPVMRSIRI; translated from the exons ATGATGGCCGATACCAGGAACAGCTTGAAGATCCTTTTCCAGGGCGAGACCAGCCTCATCTCTTGCGAATCCTCGAGCACCTACGAAGAGGTCATCTCCCAAG CCATGTCCCGCTTTGCCATTCCGGAGACACAAAGGAAAGCCCTCATCCTGACCAACGGCAAGGACTACGTGTTCGAGGCGCATTTGCTGGAGTACTTCCTACTTCTGTTTCCCAGCCCGGAGATCACCTTTCACCTGAAGTTTGACTGGTCGAAGATGCGCCGCAGTCTCGGCCAGACCGACTCCCTTAAGCGAAAGCGTCTAGTGGACTCAGAGCAAACTGAGGTCCAGAAGGAGGAGGATCAAGAAAAGGAGGATTCAGTGTTGGAGTACAAACCGGTGCCCGTCTACCGAATGAATTGCTTTCTTGGATCGCTGCCCACTGCCGGCGCCATGCCTGTGCATCGTCAGAATTGCTTTCTCAGGGAACAgtcccagcagcagctggatgAGATCTCTATACCTCGACTGCAGGAGGACGATGACCAGCAGAAGGAGCCGCCCATGAAGCGCCTGCGCGTGGACGTCTGTGCCAAGCCAAGACGCACTGCGTCCACGTCAGTTGGTCCGTCCCCCGTTCCTGTCATGCGCTCGATTCGCATCTAG
- the LOC120457120 gene encoding pyridoxine/pyridoxamine 5'-phosphate oxidase yields MTSSLAKIEDFSSDPVEFFKEILQEAAKGHPDGFMQEMNLATVDEEFGVLNRTVLYRGLTQDKCVFYITHRYVRNFKNLQANPKACITFYMPDVKDKAGNQNSWQVRLIGATAVELPQSETDALWAKENLAAQIRGHICPCGEPINYDDLKAKHDQFLEDHRGKSIEKPASYTAWKFQPQRWDFLKVGLDQIADRVQYRLQKDGKWESMHVST; encoded by the exons ATGACCTCCTCGTTGGCCAAAATCGAGGACTTTTCCTCCGATCCCGTGGAGTTTTTTAAGGAGATCCTGCAGGAAGCTGCCAAGGGACATCCCGATGGATTCATGCAGGAAATGAACCTGGCCACCGTGGACGAGGAATTCGGGGTCCTCAACCGCACCGTCCTGTACCGAGGACTCACCCAGGATAAATGTGTGTTCTACATCACCCATCGGTATGTTCGCAACTTCAAGAATCTTCAGGCCAATCCCAAGGCCTGCATCACCTTCTATATGCCGGATGTTAAGGATAAGGCCGGAAATCAGAATAGCTGGCAGGTGAGATTGATTGGAGCCACCGCTGTGGAACTGCCCCAAAGCGAAACGGATGCCTTGTGGGCCAAGGAGAATTTGGCTGCCCAGATCAGGGGCCACATCTGTCCCTGTGGAGAACCGATTAACTACGATGATCTCAAGGCGAAGCACGATCAGTTCCTTGAGGATCACAGGGGAAAATCTATCGAGAAACCAGCAAGCTA TACCGCTTGGAAATTCCAACCGCAGCGTTGGGACTTCCTGAAGGTGGGTCTTGACCAAATCGCGGATCGGGTGCAGTACCGACTTCAAAAGGATGGCAAATGGGAATCCATGCACGTGTCCACCTAA
- the LOC120457116 gene encoding uncharacterized protein LOC120457116, whose protein sequence is MSDIYYCSNSQMKKSRDADKSSAPLSATNTNNNTNTNANANAANLAAADKKNNNNNCSNRNKEKSMQTNGKNWKGVVQSNPNPSGGVGTTAQPPKVFHNTRCTRHHKPHHSHGNGSAASAGGGAGGPPGLEATQQRERERERDRERERERERDRERDREREREHQLHMHQHNHGLRRKSESVLSTDSDIRFTRRKLGDGQKCGCAVIAGFLIALLVAGIFVYVGYTYFRPEPLPDRVFRGRFMVLNDKWSMELANQNSMRFQHKARDYRERINLTLRRSDLREAYEGSEILALDGSEDNNNIVVHFNMIFDPYAGLVSSGDLLALFHEEMTQPPQQRRHFANMTVDVASLSIKETTGLIEEPVMSSSPLGGHDETTEPVVTTTPAPPRRCSPLELSYCRQVGYNITTYPNLLGHASYEQLAEDVIVFRELVDGECHREAYDFVCRLLQPPCDTHGSDLQPTPGQICREYCESFMAGCGGRLPQRFRQFFDCERFPESTGTQSCHQKPHCVSDMQSNVQSPRLCDGYADCPDLSDERSCAFCSPNALYCGRGRACVPRKARCDGKADCPDGADEKDCLSIAPLAADLLQPEPLVPYLSRFHSAGYAVFSEKGVVGKLCAEGLEGDAKLVVRQTVSESLCKSLGYESVEIFDVQNDTERLNDYVRVLDPHAPEISFIRTHCPRRQVLYVGCGELRCGVQSALFNAKQHLSLPKMSAPGDWPWLVALFREDIHVCDGTLISQDWVLTTEGCFQGQPRATWMAIVGAVRLSAKAPWTQRRRIIGMIKSPVEGSTAALVRLETSVSYSDHVRPICLPDALQRRLLQQPPAQRRSHVPVAERLEGQLVSQQRSRLSQENQQFFLIPSQEQQDSSTENQAVEDQDEQEDHFDAESAASHMPKAEALHQELDGYPLPDHAPQVNYYSSSSAVTSSSTAARTATKAPVLAAGKAAQEQIWTNCNTLGWSRQRDHLQRVQLKMGDMAPCENVSIATVNSMCMEATYQKYDCTQEEYSGAPVQCLIPGTNQWALIGVSSWRIACGPTGVERPRMYDKIASNAAWIRETISAI, encoded by the exons ATGAAGAAATCGCGCGACGCGGATAAATCATCCGCCCCGTTGTCGGCGACCAATACCAATAACAACACCAATaccaatgcaaatgcaaatgcggcCAATTTGGCGGCGGCTGAtaagaagaacaacaacaacaactgcagcaatCGCAACAAAGAGAAGAGCATGCAGACGAACGGTAAAAACTGGAAG GGCGTTGTCCAGAGTAATCCCAATCCGAGTGGCGGTGTGGGCACCACGGCCCAGCCGCCAAAGGTCTTCCACAACACCCGATGCACGAGGCACCACAAGCCGCACCACAGTCACGGCAATGGAAGTGCAGCTTCCGccggcggaggagcaggaggccCACCTGGACTGGAGGCCACACAGCAGCGGGAACGTGAACGTGAACGAGATCGGGAGCGTGAGCGTGAGCGGGAAAGGGACAGGGAGCGGGACAGAGAACGGGAGCGGGAACACCAACTCCATATGCACCAGCACAATCATGGCTTGCGGAGAAAATCCGAATCCGTGCTGTCCACCGACTCGGACATTCGCTTCACCCGCCGGAAACTGGGCGATGGCCAGAAGTGCGGCTGTGCCGTCATCGCTGGATTCCTCATCGCCCTCCTCGTCGCCGGAATCTTTGTCTATGTGGGAT ATACCTATTTCCGACCGGAGCCGCTGCCAGATCGCGTTTTCCGCGGTCGATTCATGGTGCTGAACGACAAGTGGAGCATGGAGCTGGCCAATCAGAACTCGATGCGGTTCCAGCACAAGGCGCGCGACTACCGGGAGCGTATCAATCTCACCCTGCGCCGATCCGACCTGCGGGAGGCGTACGAAGGCAGCGAGATTCTGGCACTGGATGG GAGCGAGGATAACAACAACATAGTCGTTCACTTCAACATGATCTTCGATCCGTACGCGGGTCTGGTGAGCAGCGGTGACCTCTTGGCCCTATTCCACGAGGAGATGACCCAGCCGCCTCAGCAGCGCCGCCATTTCGCCAACATGACGGTGGACGTGGCCAGTTTGAGCATCAAGGAGACGACTGGCCTGATCGAGGAGCCAGTGATGTCCAGTTCACCGCTGGGCGGACACGATGAGACCACCGAGCCGGTGGTGACGACCACTCCGGCGCCGCCACGTCGCTGCTCACCACTGGAGCTATCGTACTGCCGCCAGGTGGGCTACAACATTACGACCTATCCGAATCTATTGGGACACGCCAGTTACGAGCAGTTGGCCGAGGATGTGATCGTGTTCCGGGAACTGGTGGACGGTGAATGCCATCGGGAGGCCTACGACTTTGTGTGCCGGCTCCTACAGCCGCCGTGCGACACGCACGGCTCCGATTTGCAGCCCACTCCGGGCCAGATTTGCCGCGAGTACTGTGAATCCTTCATGGCCGGCTGTGGCGGTCGATTGCCGCAGCGTTTCCGGCAGTTCTTCGACTGCGAACGCTTCCCGGAGTCCACGGGCACCCAGTCGTGCCACCAGAAGCCCCACTGTGTCAGCGACATGCAGTCCAATGTCCAGAGTCCACGGCTCTGCGATGGCTATGCCGATTGTCCGGATCTCTCCGACGAACGCAGCTGCGCCTTCTGCTCACCCAACGCCCTGtactgtgggcgtggcagggcgTGTGTGCCGCGCAAGGCGCGATGTGATGGCAAGGCGGACTGTCCGGACGGCGCCGATGAGAAGGATTGCC TATCTATAGCTCCTCTGGCGGCCGATCTGCTGCAGCCGGAGCCGCTGGTTCCGTACCTCTCCCGCTTCCATTCCGCCGGTTACGCCGTCTTCTCCGAGAAGGGAGTGGTGGGCAAGCTGTGCGCCGAGGGTCTGGAGGGCGATGCCAAGCTGGTGGTGCGCCAAACGGTCTCCGAGTCCCTTTGCAAGTCCCTGGGATACGA ATCCGTGGAAATATTCGACGTGCAGAACGATACGGAGCGTTTGAATGATTACGTGCGTGTTTTGGATCCCCATGCGCCGGAAATCAGCTTCATACGGACGCACTGCCCCCGGCGACAAGTGCTCTACGTGGGCTGCGGAGAGCTGCGGTGTGGCGTCCAGTCGGCGCTCTTCAATGCCAAGCAGCACCTCTCGCTGCCGAAGATGTCCGCTCCTGGGGATTGGCCCTGGCTGGTGGCCCTGTTCCGCGAGGATATTCACGTTTGCGACGGCACCCTGATCTCGCAGGACTGGGTCCTCACCACCGAGGGCTGTTTCCAGGGCCAGCCACGTGCCACTTGGATGGCCATCGTGGGTGCCGTTCGTCTGTCCGCCAAGGCACCGTGGACGCAGAGGCGCCGCATCATTGGCATGATCAAGAGCCCGGTTGAAGGTTCGACGGCGGCACTGGTGCGCCTGGAAACGTCTGTCAGTTACTCGGATCATGTGCGACCCATTTGCCTGCCGGACGCCCTGCAGAGGAGGCTGCTCCAGCAGCCACCGGCCCAGAGGAGATCCCATGTGCCGGTGGCCGAGCGATTGGAGGGGCAGCTGGTGAGCCAGCAGCGCAGTCGCTTGTCGCAGGAGAACCAGCAGTTCTTCCTGATCCCAtcgcaggagcagcaggacaGCTCCACGGAGAACCAGGCCGTTGAGGATCAGGACGAGCAGGAGGATCACTTCGACGCCGAATCAGCCGCCTCCCACATGCCCAAAGCGGAGGCGCTGCATCAGGAATTGGATGGCTACCCGCTGCCGGATCATGCGCCTCAGGTGAACTactactcctcctcctccgcggtcacttcctcctccaccgccgcccGCACCGCCACCAAGGCCCCTGTTTTGGCGGCTGGAAAGGCTGCGCAGGAGCAGATCTGGACGAATTGCAATACACTTGGCTGGTCCCGGCAGCGGGATCACCTGCAGCGCGTCCAGCTGAAGATGGGCGACATGGCGCCCTGCGAGAATGTGTCCATTGCCACCGTGAACTCCATGTGCATGGAGGCCACCTACCAGAAGTACGACTGCACG CAAGAGGAGTACTCGGGAGCGCCAGTCCAGTGCCTAATTCCCGGAACGAATCAGTGGGCGCTTATTGGGGTCTCCTCCTGGCGGATCGCTTGCGGACCCACTGGCGTGGAGCGGCCCAGGATGTACGATAAGATCGCCTCGAATGCCGCCTGGATCCGCGAGACGATCAGCGCGATATAG